Sequence from the Spirochaetota bacterium genome:
TTGTATCAAAGATTGGGGTATGTCAAATTTACTGTTTTCAACAATCTTTGTTAGTATATCATTCTTTGCCTGATTCAGAGTCTGCTCTTTTGCATAAGTTTCCAGATTTTCTCTGATTCTGGTTTTCAATTCTTCAAGGGAATTGTATTCTCCAACACTTTTAGCAAATTCATCATTGAGTTCAGGTAACTTTCGCTCAAAAATTTCTTCAACCTTTACCAAGTACGTTACCTTTTGCCCCTTGAGGTCTTCTACCTCATAATCTTTGGGATATTTAACTTTAATTTCTTTTTCTTCACCTTTTTTCATTCCTATTATATCTTCATCAATAGCCCATGATTCTTTGCTCTTACCAACTACAAGGCTGTGTGAAGTAAATGCAGTTGCATCTATCTCCTCAGGCGATTTGTCATCAATGCGTTTCATCTTAATGGTTACCTGATCACCTTTAGCTACCTTTGCATCTTCACCTTCTTTTTTAGTTACTGTTGCCATCCGTTCTCGCATCGATTCTATTTCAGCATCAACATCCTCATCGGTAACTTTTACTGATTTCTGCTCAACATGAATGCCTTTATAATTGCCAAGCTCAATGGTTGGGGGGACATCAAATTCAACTATAAACGAAAAAGGCTTCCCTTTTTCCAGGTCTTTAAAATCAAATATAGGCTGGCTTACTGGTGTATAGCCCTTCTGTTCAATGGCTTCAATATAAGCAGACCGCACAATATTTTCTGCAGCCTCACCGGTAACAAACTCAGCATATTTTTTTTCAACTAAATCAAGCGGCGCTTTCCCAACCCTGAAGCCTTTAATTTCAGCCTTTTTCTGAACATTTTTTAAAACCTTTTCATATTCAGCATCAACACGATCATTAGGTATTTCAATATCAAGCCGTATCCGTGCATTTTCAAGTTTTGACTCTTTAATTTCCAAGGTTGTCTCTCCTATATATCATAAAATATTATGTAAATCCATTACCAAATATAATGAAAATGGAAAATTTTTAAGCTATTCATACCGGGATAAATCAATTTTCATGGGAAAGACCATGAAAGATAGTATCATTGTACTATTATAGCACAATTTTGAGTTAACTATGGAATAAACGATTGATTTTTTGTATATTTAATTTTACCTTACATACCGTCAAATACTTTTTTTAAGCGATAGTTATTAATATATACCCTTTTAAATAGATTGAAGGAATAAAACATTTATGGACAGAACCTATTATGCAAAAAAATACCTGATTCCAATTAACGATAACGATATAGATTGGGATAATGAATTTAACCAGGATGAAAAGAATATTTTACGTGGTATTAATCAGAGAGTTGTAAAAGGCATGCATCTTAATGAAATTCTTGATTTTGTGTTTGATGAAGCATCTAAAATATTACCGCTAGACAGGCTGGATGTTGCTTTTCTTGATGATGATAACACTCGACTGGTACTGTACTATATAAAAACTTCTTACACTGACATACATCTTCTTAAGGGATATTCTTCTGATATTCAGGGGGGATCTATACAGGTAGTATTAAATACAGGTTACCCAAGTATTATCAATGACCTTACATCACATCTAGCAAGTTATCCAAAAAGTGAATCGGCTCAACTTCTTCTAAAGGAAGGGATTCATTCATCAATTGCTTCACCTCTTAAAGTTGATAATCGAGATGTAGGTATTATTATGTTCAGAAGCAAAAAAATTAATGCCTACACTATGCATCACCTCAAATTGCTATTGGCCTTCAGAGATCGCTTAGCTCAGGCAGTTGAAAAAACATTCCATATAGAAAAATTAACTGCTACGATCAATGCATATATGGAAATGTTGGGATTTATTACTCATGAGTTAAAAAATCCATTAGCTTCAATTATAACTTTGGGAAGAACAATAGCCTCAGGGTACTTTGGTGAAATAAGTGATAAAAATAAAGAAATGGTAAACAGGATTGTAAAGAAAACTGAATATTTACACAATATTGCACTTGAATACCTTAATTTAGCACGTTTTGAATCAGGTGTTTTTAATACCAAATTTTCTGAAGTCAATTTTTTTGAAGAGATAGTTGTAACATCAATAGATTTTGTAGAAACCAATCTGAATGAAAAAAAGATGAAAATAATAATACAAAATAATGCTGGTAACATAAAGGTGTTATGTGACCCAGAACTTATGAAAATTGTCATGAATAATTTATTAAGTAATGCCATCAAGTATGGATACCACAATGGACAGATTATATTACTTATAAATGCTGATGAAAATATTATTCATGTAAGTGTAAAGAATGACGGACCTGGATTCCCGGAAAGTGAAAAAGTTAAACTGTTTAAAAAGTTTTCAAGATTAAATACGCCTGAATTAATGGATCAGAGTGGTCATGGGGTTGGGTTATATGTAACATGGAAAATCATTCAATTACATTCAGGACATATATGGGCAAATTCTGAAGAAGGGAAATGGGCTGAATTCACCTTCGAAATACCATTGCGTATGGATCAATGCCTCATACAACCTTCACGCTCTTTTAATATTGATGTTGTTAGATAGTATGAATTTATTAAACAAAACCCTGAACCTTATTCAGGATTGAATCTTTAAGATTTCTCCTCACCTGGATAACTTTGGCAACTTCATTTCATCAAACTCAGTAACCACAATGTGGCAAAAGATTTTCTTGATTAAAAATTAAGATTTATCATTATGCTAATAACAACGGTTATTACTTCATTAAGTATCAATCTGGATAATTTCAATCAATGTCTGGGATATGTTTATATAATATTGTTATAAAATAAAAAAAGCTGCTTTTAATTAAGCAGCTTTTTAACAATGAGCGGGAAACGGGATTTGAACCCGCGACCTCAACCTTGGCAAGGTTGCACTCTACCGCTGAGTTATTCCCGCTTATTGCGAGCGAAGGGACTTGAACCCCCACACCCTAAGGTACTAGATCCTAAGTCTAGCGCGTCTACCAGTTCCGCCACGCTCGCATACTAAAATACAATATCAAAAAATCAAGCAATTTTTTCAAGCTAAATTTAAACTGCGCAGCGGAATTTGGGTTGCCCGAGACTCGAACTCGGAACCATCTGATTAAGAGTCAGGTGCTCTACCAGTTGAGCTAGCAACCCCACTTTTAAATGCTTAAACCTGACTTTAGTTAATCAAAAAATAATTTAAAATAAAGATTTTTTCAATATTAAATTATGTTATTATGTGTCAAGTTTTTTTTAAAAGCACTTATAAAAATAATATAGTAAAACAGTAATTACTATAATAAATAGCTCTTTAGCTATAATTTCTAAAAAAATCAGCAATAATTCCTTAAAAATTTCATAATGAATATAATGTACACCGGGGGTGTCCCAAAAGACATCTTCTGCAATGACTTTTGCCATACTGTCATTGCGAGGAACGAAGTGACGAAGCAATCTTGTCTTCTGTGGTATTTAGATTGCTTCGCTTCGACAGGCTCAGCACAGGCGCTACGCTCGCAATGACTTTGCACCCGCGTCATTGAGAACTCCACGGATTGTTTTGGGACACCCCCTATTTTATATTTTATTCAAAATTCCATATTTAGGAATAATTAGTGAAAAAAAATTCATTTTAGTGACGTATTGCAGCGATAATTTGTTTTAATTCTTCAAAACGATACGGTTTGGGTAATATCCCGTCAAATCCATAATCTTTATAATTAGACATAACCGGATCATTTGAATACCCGCTGGAAACTATTACTTTAAATTCGTTATCTAATTTACGAATCTGAGATATGGTATCTTTGCCACCTTTTTTACCTGGTATAGTTAAATCCATAATGGCAAATGAATACTTTTGTTGCAATTCTTTTGCCATTAAATATTTTTGATAGGCTTCATCGCCATCACAGGCTATATCCACTTCGTAACCCAATTCCTCTAACATAGTTCGTAATATAAACTGAATATTTTCATCATCCTCAAGAACCAGCACTTTCCCTTTCCCAATAACAGAGATTTCATTGCTTTTATCATCTATCACTGCAACATTCTTTTCTGTTGCTCTAAGATATATATCAAATCGCGTCCCTTTACCTGGTTGTGAATCCACAAAGATGTAGCCACCGTGTTGTTTAATTATTGAATAAACCACTGTTAATCCTAATCCTGTACCATGTGGTTTAGTAGTATAATATGGGTCAAAAATCTTTTCAATATTTTCATTTGGAATTCCCGGGCCAT
This genomic interval carries:
- the tig gene encoding trigger factor — encoded protein: MEIKESKLENARIRLDIEIPNDRVDAEYEKVLKNVQKKAEIKGFRVGKAPLDLVEKKYAEFVTGEAAENIVRSAYIEAIEQKGYTPVSQPIFDFKDLEKGKPFSFIVEFDVPPTIELGNYKGIHVEQKSVKVTDEDVDAEIESMRERMATVTKKEGEDAKVAKGDQVTIKMKRIDDKSPEEIDATAFTSHSLVVGKSKESWAIDEDIIGMKKGEEKEIKVKYPKDYEVEDLKGQKVTYLVKVEEIFERKLPELNDEFAKSVGEYNSLEELKTRIRENLETYAKEQTLNQAKNDILTKIVENSKFDIPQSLIQKEMYAIFRRLQSRFGNVGKDINEFASIFGINPEELSKSIMDEAQRNIKNALVLTKIAELEQLKVSEEQFQKFIKSIAEQNGVTEEEVVKVIEEKGNRDEIEGDLILDTAYDFIYQNADIKMLKPVTFQEYITQKK
- a CDS encoding GAF domain-containing sensor histidine kinase, translated to MDRTYYAKKYLIPINDNDIDWDNEFNQDEKNILRGINQRVVKGMHLNEILDFVFDEASKILPLDRLDVAFLDDDNTRLVLYYIKTSYTDIHLLKGYSSDIQGGSIQVVLNTGYPSIINDLTSHLASYPKSESAQLLLKEGIHSSIASPLKVDNRDVGIIMFRSKKINAYTMHHLKLLLAFRDRLAQAVEKTFHIEKLTATINAYMEMLGFITHELKNPLASIITLGRTIASGYFGEISDKNKEMVNRIVKKTEYLHNIALEYLNLARFESGVFNTKFSEVNFFEEIVVTSIDFVETNLNEKKMKIIIQNNAGNIKVLCDPELMKIVMNNLLSNAIKYGYHNGQIILLINADENIIHVSVKNDGPGFPESEKVKLFKKFSRLNTPELMDQSGHGVGLYVTWKIIQLHSGHIWANSEEGKWAEFTFEIPLRMDQCLIQPSRSFNIDVVR